In a single window of the Aquipuribacter sp. SD81 genome:
- a CDS encoding glutamate ABC transporter substrate-binding protein: protein MTARRPILGVAALSAAALVLAACGGGDGDAAAEDTAAAGGDTAATEDAAGGEETAAAGGAGDFAEGTTMAELAEAGTIRVGTKFDQPLFGLANLEGTPEGFDVEIAKIIAEGLGISEDNIEWTETPSAIREEVLETDQVDMVVATYTINDERRERITFAGPYYEAGQTLMVRAGEESEITGPDSLSDESIRVCSVEGSTPSENIREYLASDDQLTLFGTYGECVDSLRNNQVDVVTTDNVILLGFVSESPEEFAIAGETFTEEPYGVGIEKGDVEFCEFINETLAAAEEAGTYVEAWNSTAGAIEGSEEPVLPEPDPCS, encoded by the coding sequence ATGACCGCACGTCGTCCGATCCTCGGCGTCGCCGCCCTGAGCGCCGCCGCCCTCGTCCTCGCCGCCTGCGGCGGCGGCGACGGTGACGCCGCCGCCGAGGACACCGCCGCGGCCGGCGGGGACACCGCTGCCACCGAGGACGCTGCCGGCGGCGAGGAGACCGCCGCCGCGGGCGGTGCCGGCGACTTCGCCGAGGGCACGACCATGGCCGAGCTCGCCGAGGCGGGCACGATCCGCGTCGGCACGAAGTTCGATCAGCCGCTGTTCGGCCTCGCCAACCTCGAGGGCACCCCCGAGGGCTTCGACGTCGAGATCGCGAAGATCATCGCCGAGGGCCTCGGCATCTCCGAGGACAACATCGAGTGGACCGAGACGCCCTCGGCCATCCGCGAGGAGGTTCTCGAGACCGACCAGGTCGACATGGTCGTCGCGACCTACACGATCAACGACGAGCGCCGTGAGCGCATCACCTTCGCCGGGCCGTACTACGAGGCGGGCCAGACCCTCATGGTCCGCGCCGGCGAGGAGTCGGAGATCACCGGTCCGGACTCGCTGTCCGACGAGTCGATCCGCGTCTGCTCCGTCGAGGGCTCCACGCCGTCGGAGAACATCCGCGAGTACCTCGCCTCCGACGACCAGCTCACGCTGTTCGGCACCTACGGCGAGTGCGTCGACTCGCTGCGCAACAACCAGGTGGACGTCGTCACGACCGACAACGTCATCCTCCTCGGCTTCGTCTCCGAGAGCCCGGAGGAGTTCGCCATCGCCGGTGAGACCTTCACCGAGGAGCCCTACGGCGTCGGCATCGAGAAGGGCGACGTCGAGTTCTGCGAGTTCATCAACGAGACGCTCGCCGCGGCCGAGGAGGCCGGCACGTACGTGGAGGCGTGGAACTCCACCGCGGGTGCCATCGAGGGCTCCGAGGAGCCCGTGCTCCCCGAGCCCGACCCCTGCTCCTGA
- a CDS encoding amino acid ABC transporter permease — MDILVDNFDLFVAGFFRSLEIIAYTLVGCLVLGSLLAMMRVSPVPPLQRFASGYVGIVRNSPLTVMLFVTAFVLPELGFNAPFFWLGVLGLTLYTAGFVCEAVRSGINSVPPGQAEAARSVGLTFGQTLGEVVMPQALRSVVPPLGSVIIAMMKNSAVVGVFGVGGDLLSVGTRLTSAQGFAITWVLIGVWLGYLAITLPTGALLAAIERKVAIVR, encoded by the coding sequence GTGGACATCCTGGTCGACAACTTCGACCTCTTCGTCGCCGGCTTCTTCCGCTCGCTCGAGATCATCGCCTACACGCTCGTGGGCTGCCTCGTGCTGGGCTCCCTGCTCGCGATGATGCGCGTGTCGCCGGTCCCGCCGCTGCAGCGGTTCGCGTCCGGCTACGTCGGCATCGTCCGCAACAGCCCCCTCACCGTCATGCTCTTCGTGACGGCGTTCGTGCTGCCCGAGCTGGGGTTCAACGCGCCGTTCTTCTGGCTCGGCGTGCTGGGCCTCACGCTCTACACGGCCGGCTTCGTCTGCGAGGCGGTGCGCTCCGGCATCAACTCGGTCCCGCCCGGTCAGGCGGAGGCGGCGCGGTCGGTCGGGCTGACCTTCGGGCAGACCCTCGGCGAGGTCGTCATGCCGCAGGCGCTGCGCTCCGTGGTGCCGCCGCTGGGCAGCGTCATCATCGCGATGATGAAGAACTCCGCCGTCGTCGGCGTGTTCGGCGTCGGCGGTGACCTGCTCTCGGTCGGGACGCGGCTGACGAGCGCCCAGGGCTTCGCCATCACGTGGGTTCTCATCGGCGTGTGGCTCGGCTACCTCGCCATCACGCTGCCGACGGGCGCCCTGCTCGCGGCCATCGAGCGGAAGGTGGCGATCGTCCGGTGA
- a CDS encoding amino acid ABC transporter permease has product MSAPTSVLYDAPGPKAIRRSRLLSVVSVVVFVVLLGLALLRLYRQGQFEADLWSPLFWPGDEQFPAVWGRIGTGVYYTLLAAVLAIAFSLVIGTLITTSRLMLGRTSRLPLVLLIEILRGTPVIVLIFFSGKFLPAVGVDLSNLWYLVIGLVLYNCVVIAEILRAGVAALPRGQSEAGLAIGLTRSQTVLSIQLPQAFRLMLPALISQLVVIVKDTSLAYFVLTGPEELLRIARQLRNFFDNPVQIYLLVAIIFILVNTLLSRLAVFAERKLSESRAGAPDAEPDLAENADQIVDADSATHGSRGPARDTHEEDPAGHGPAR; this is encoded by the coding sequence GTGAGCGCCCCCACGAGCGTCCTGTACGACGCGCCCGGACCCAAGGCGATCCGCCGCTCGCGCCTGCTGTCGGTGGTGTCGGTCGTCGTCTTCGTCGTCCTCCTCGGACTCGCGCTGCTGCGGCTGTACCGCCAGGGCCAGTTCGAGGCGGACCTGTGGTCGCCGCTGTTCTGGCCGGGCGACGAGCAGTTCCCCGCGGTCTGGGGCCGCATCGGCACGGGCGTGTACTACACGCTGCTCGCCGCCGTGCTCGCCATCGCCTTCAGCCTCGTCATCGGCACGCTCATCACGACGAGCCGGCTCATGCTCGGCCGGACCAGCCGGCTGCCGCTCGTGCTCCTCATCGAGATCCTCCGCGGCACGCCGGTCATCGTCCTCATCTTCTTCTCCGGCAAGTTCCTGCCCGCCGTCGGCGTCGACCTGTCGAACCTCTGGTACCTCGTCATCGGCCTGGTCCTCTACAACTGCGTGGTCATCGCCGAGATCCTGCGGGCAGGCGTCGCCGCCCTGCCGCGCGGGCAGTCCGAGGCCGGCCTCGCGATCGGGCTCACCCGGTCCCAGACGGTCCTGAGCATCCAGCTGCCGCAGGCGTTCCGGCTCATGCTGCCCGCGCTCATCAGCCAGCTCGTCGTCATCGTCAAGGACACGTCGCTCGCGTACTTCGTGCTCACCGGCCCGGAGGAGCTGCTGCGCATCGCGCGCCAGCTGCGGAACTTCTTCGACAACCCCGTCCAGATCTACCTGCTCGTCGCCATCATCTTCATCCTCGTCAACACCCTGCTGAGCCGGCTCGCGGTGTTCGCCGAGCGCAAGCTCAGCGAGTCGCGGGCCGGGGCACCGGACGCGGAGCCGGACCTCGCCGAGAACGCGGACCAGATCGTGGACGCCGACAGCGCCACACACGGCAGCCGAGGTCCCGCACGCGACACGCATGAGGAGGACCCCGCGGGCCACGGCCCGGCTCGATGA
- a CDS encoding M14 family zinc carboxypeptidase — translation MISRRQALLVPLAALPAAAVAGAVPAAAAETVPGGPWVQENQPVVLAGMTDNSQLVAELQRLAARRPDTVRLTEIGRSLEDRPIYRVSVGSGPRTLMVVTQQHGDEPVGTEAALQLLTHVSGPSREASALREQVTLEVVPRVNPDGFERWLDPESYPGEDPRRNAANLDLNREYDPAVPVSADAPEAAAVRALVDQVQPDLVLDYHHQVSYVTDAGEQVTMSVLWATVGGVEPSVVDDGRRAAVVVAEALEDFGHATVTRYPESTTRSVARNGLALAGTPALLIEQRGQYEVGQKSLGAFTREALVAMEAVLESLADGSFDEVDPADADLLPERGDRDRQR, via the coding sequence GTGATCAGCCGTCGCCAGGCCCTGCTCGTCCCGCTCGCCGCCCTGCCCGCCGCCGCGGTCGCCGGGGCGGTGCCCGCCGCCGCCGCCGAGACGGTCCCCGGCGGCCCGTGGGTGCAGGAGAACCAGCCCGTCGTGCTCGCCGGCATGACCGACAACTCCCAGCTCGTCGCCGAGCTGCAGCGCCTCGCCGCCCGGCGCCCCGACACCGTCCGGCTCACCGAGATCGGTCGCAGCCTGGAGGACCGGCCGATCTACCGGGTGAGCGTCGGGTCCGGCCCGCGCACGCTCATGGTCGTCACGCAGCAGCACGGCGACGAGCCCGTCGGCACCGAGGCCGCGCTGCAGCTGCTCACACACGTCAGCGGACCCTCCCGCGAGGCGAGCGCGCTGCGGGAGCAGGTGACCCTCGAGGTCGTCCCGCGCGTCAACCCCGACGGCTTCGAGCGCTGGCTCGACCCGGAGAGCTACCCCGGCGAGGACCCGCGCCGCAACGCCGCCAACCTCGACCTCAACCGCGAGTACGACCCGGCCGTGCCGGTGAGCGCCGACGCCCCGGAGGCCGCGGCCGTCCGCGCCCTCGTCGACCAGGTGCAGCCCGACCTCGTGCTCGACTACCACCACCAGGTCTCCTACGTCACCGACGCGGGCGAGCAGGTGACCATGTCCGTGCTGTGGGCGACCGTCGGTGGCGTCGAGCCGTCGGTCGTCGACGACGGGCGGCGCGCGGCCGTCGTCGTCGCGGAGGCACTCGAGGACTTCGGCCACGCGACCGTCACCCGGTACCCGGAGTCGACGACGCGCTCGGTGGCCCGGAACGGCCTCGCGCTCGCCGGCACGCCCGCGCTCCTCATCGAGCAGCGGGGCCAGTACGAGGTCGGGCAGAAGTCGCTCGGCGCCTTCACGCGCGAGGCGCTCGTCGCGATGGAGGCCGTGCTCGAGTCGCTGGCCGACGGCTCCTTCGACGAGGTCGACCCGGCCGACGCCGACCTGCTGCCGGAGCGCGGCGACCGCGACCGTCAGCGCTGA
- a CDS encoding M28 family peptidase has product MPEPTSAASAHPAARLSRRGALAALGGVAASLVAAPAWAVDDRRPGAVAAPALTARDRVVVQRVSAARAIEHVVELSEGIGPRIGGTPSERAAADYLAGVLDSYGYEVRLEPFGVADKFLADLSGTPALDDDICWQAGASERGALDVSVTAEAVDIGPATTEAPDLTGKIALVDQVVANAAGRTPQVALAVARGAVAVVLLPADNPNPIRRSQAFSPLLSEDFGVPVVGVAQVQKHRLREALARGPLTLTVRTDAFRGLTSHNVLAERAGRGRPSGARPALMVCAHYDSVIGAPGANDDGSGTALTLEVARVMRSLPTEADLRFSLWGSEEQGLIGSRYHVAQLDQAERDRLLGVYNNDMVATSWDPATRYWVLSWDGSANVVNTSVIDAAERLGYSPSLSPVTTRGASDHQSFQEQGIASSNFSWRGEESPALLEPPYHSPEDTVAKNISPERMQVSLELIGSALYEQARAV; this is encoded by the coding sequence GTGCCCGAGCCCACGAGCGCCGCGTCCGCCCACCCGGCGGCGCGCCTGTCCCGACGCGGCGCCCTCGCCGCCCTCGGAGGCGTCGCCGCCTCCCTCGTCGCCGCCCCGGCGTGGGCCGTCGACGACCGGCGCCCCGGCGCGGTCGCCGCGCCGGCCCTGACCGCCCGGGACCGCGTCGTCGTGCAGCGCGTGTCCGCCGCCCGCGCCATCGAGCACGTCGTCGAGCTGTCCGAGGGCATCGGCCCGCGCATCGGCGGCACGCCGTCCGAGCGCGCCGCCGCGGACTACCTCGCCGGGGTGCTCGACTCCTACGGCTACGAGGTCCGGCTGGAGCCGTTCGGCGTCGCGGACAAGTTCCTCGCCGACCTCAGCGGTACGCCCGCGCTCGACGACGACATCTGCTGGCAGGCCGGCGCCTCGGAGCGGGGTGCGCTCGACGTCAGCGTCACCGCCGAGGCCGTCGACATCGGCCCGGCCACCACCGAGGCCCCCGACCTCACCGGGAAGATCGCGCTCGTCGACCAGGTCGTGGCCAACGCCGCCGGCCGCACCCCGCAGGTCGCACTCGCGGTCGCCCGCGGTGCGGTCGCCGTCGTGCTGCTGCCCGCCGACAACCCCAACCCCATCCGTCGCTCGCAGGCCTTCTCGCCGCTGCTGTCGGAGGACTTCGGGGTGCCCGTCGTGGGGGTCGCGCAGGTGCAGAAGCACCGCCTGCGCGAGGCGCTGGCGCGCGGCCCGCTCACCCTCACCGTCCGCACCGACGCCTTCCGGGGCCTCACGAGCCACAACGTGCTCGCGGAGCGTGCCGGTCGCGGTCGGCCCAGCGGCGCCCGCCCGGCACTCATGGTGTGCGCGCACTACGACTCCGTCATCGGCGCCCCCGGCGCCAACGACGACGGCTCCGGCACGGCCCTCACCCTCGAGGTGGCGCGCGTCATGCGGTCGCTGCCCACCGAGGCCGACCTGCGCTTCTCGCTGTGGGGCTCGGAGGAGCAGGGCCTCATCGGCTCGCGCTACCACGTCGCCCAGCTCGACCAGGCCGAGCGCGACCGGCTCCTCGGCGTCTACAACAACGACATGGTGGCGACGAGCTGGGACCCGGCGACCCGCTACTGGGTGCTGTCGTGGGACGGCTCCGCCAACGTCGTCAACACCTCGGTCATCGACGCGGCCGAGCGGCTCGGCTACTCCCCGTCGCTGTCGCCGGTCACCACCCGCGGCGCGAGCGACCACCAGTCCTTCCAGGAGCAGGGCATCGCGAGCAGCAACTTCTCCTGGCGCGGGGAGGAGTCGCCCGCGCTGCTGGAGCCGCCCTACCACTCCCCGGAGGACACGGTGGCGAAGAACATCAGCCCGGAGCGCATGCAGGTGAGCCTCGAGCTCATCGGCTCGGCGCTGTACGAGCAGGCCCGCGCGGTCTGA
- a CDS encoding amino acid ABC transporter ATP-binding protein — MPEKTASPAVPVGAPLVVVDDVNKHFGELHVLKDIDLTVARGEVVVVIGPSGSGKSTLCRTINRLETYESGSITIDGDPLPAEGKELARLRADVGMVFQSFNLFQHKTVLENVTLGPTKVRKVKKAEAEKTAMQLLERVGVANQAKKYPAQLSGGQQQRVAIARALAMQPKVMLFDEPTSALDPEMINEVLDVMTSLAKEGMTMIVVTHEMGFARRAANRVVFMADGEIVEQAEPEEFFNNPRSARAKDFLSKILTH; from the coding sequence ATGCCCGAGAAGACCGCCTCCCCGGCCGTGCCGGTCGGTGCGCCGCTCGTGGTCGTCGACGACGTCAACAAGCACTTCGGCGAGCTCCACGTGCTGAAGGACATCGACCTCACCGTGGCCCGGGGCGAGGTCGTCGTCGTCATCGGCCCGTCCGGCTCCGGCAAGTCGACGCTGTGCCGGACGATCAACCGGCTCGAGACCTACGAGTCCGGCTCCATCACCATCGACGGGGACCCCCTGCCCGCCGAGGGCAAGGAGCTCGCCCGGCTGCGCGCCGACGTCGGGATGGTCTTCCAGTCCTTCAACCTCTTCCAGCACAAGACGGTCCTGGAGAACGTCACCCTCGGACCCACCAAGGTCCGCAAGGTGAAGAAGGCCGAGGCGGAGAAGACGGCGATGCAGCTCCTCGAGCGCGTCGGCGTCGCGAACCAGGCGAAGAAGTACCCCGCCCAGCTGTCGGGCGGCCAGCAGCAGCGCGTGGCCATCGCCCGCGCGCTGGCGATGCAGCCGAAGGTCATGCTCTTCGACGAGCCGACCTCGGCCCTCGACCCCGAGATGATCAACGAGGTGCTCGACGTCATGACCTCCCTCGCCAAGGAGGGGATGACCATGATCGTCGTCACGCACGAGATGGGCTTCGCCCGGCGCGCGGCCAACCGCGTCGTGTTCATGGCCGACGGCGAGATCGTCGAGCAGGCCGAGCCGGAGGAGTTCTTCAACAACCCGCGCTCGGCGCGGGCCAAGGACTTCCTGTCGAAGATCCTCACCCACTGA